A window from Pseudomonas campi encodes these proteins:
- a CDS encoding DUF4136 domain-containing protein, with product MLPRLLLIPILLLLAACQNVQVERDYDASRDFAGYRSWTWQEPALQYRPDDPRVKSDLTEQRIREAVSQQLDQRGLRPAPEGSPADLKVQVWLIVEQHQDQVSTHYSMGYWGGAWGGYWGGPIQTETRTVDYKVATLQVDLLDGKDGKLVWRGSAEQVMRRSPPTPTEREAAIRETVGQVLSQYPPQ from the coding sequence ATGCTGCCGCGCCTGCTGCTGATACCCATCCTGCTGTTGCTGGCCGCCTGCCAGAATGTGCAGGTGGAGCGTGATTACGATGCCAGCCGCGATTTCGCCGGCTACCGCAGCTGGACCTGGCAGGAGCCGGCGCTGCAGTACCGTCCGGACGATCCACGGGTCAAGAGTGACCTCACCGAGCAGCGCATCCGCGAGGCCGTCAGCCAGCAACTCGATCAGCGCGGCCTGCGTCCGGCGCCAGAGGGCAGCCCGGCGGACCTCAAGGTGCAGGTCTGGCTGATCGTCGAACAGCACCAGGATCAGGTCAGCACCCACTACTCCATGGGGTACTGGGGTGGCGCTTGGGGCGGTTACTGGGGTGGGCCGATCCAGACCGAAACCCGCACGGTCGACTACAAGGTGGCGACCCTGCAGGTCGACCTGCTCGACGGCAAGGACGGCAAGCTGGTCTGGCGCGGCAGCGCGGAACAGGTCATGCGCCGCTCGCCGCCCACCCCCACAGAGCGCGAAGCGGCCATCCGCGAAACCGTCGGCCAGGTTCTCAGCCAGTACCCGCCGCAATGA
- a CDS encoding DUF4136 domain-containing protein: protein MKAPIYFIPLALLAACQSPNPYVADSRPLPTAPAEAASHFDRSAYPAAPRDYGRYRNWSWLDGQLPSGSAWADGALLAEALSNGLDQRGLRPSSGAGDLLVSASLQLERRQYQVREDYGSYYGHGPYGDHYGMYGSVPMVRNYEVEVTVVRIDLFDGQSGEPVWSGNAEAPSQGSQSDRADALRRAISDALGSYPPN, encoded by the coding sequence ATGAAAGCCCCCATCTATTTCATTCCACTAGCCCTGCTGGCGGCCTGCCAGAGCCCCAACCCCTATGTGGCCGATTCACGTCCGCTGCCGACAGCACCTGCAGAAGCGGCCAGCCATTTCGACCGCAGCGCCTACCCGGCCGCCCCGCGTGACTACGGTCGCTATCGCAACTGGAGTTGGCTCGATGGCCAGTTGCCGAGCGGCAGTGCCTGGGCCGATGGCGCGCTGCTCGCCGAGGCGCTGAGCAATGGCCTCGACCAACGCGGCCTGCGCCCGAGCAGTGGCGCTGGCGATCTGCTGGTCAGCGCGTCCTTGCAGCTGGAGCGCCGTCAGTACCAGGTACGCGAAGACTACGGCAGCTATTACGGCCACGGCCCCTATGGTGATCACTACGGCATGTACGGCAGCGTGCCCATGGTGCGCAACTACGAGGTGGAAGTGACGGTGGTGCGCATCGACTTGTTCGATGGGCAGAGCGGCGAGCCGGTCTGGAGCGGCAATGCCGAAGCGCCCAGCCAGGGCAGCCAGAGCGATCGCGCCGATGCCCTGCGCCGCGCTATCAGCGATGCCCTGGGCAGCTATCCACCAAACTGA
- a CDS encoding GNAT family N-acetyltransferase, with translation MNDRLLGHRPAHDDDLAAVLGFVHNAEELFFAFPRASWPLTHAQLSEACATRQSSTLALLDGRPAGFANFYQSQRGEFCALGNLMIAPWARGQGVAQYLIGVMERLAARDFQARALHASCFNQNAAGLLLYARLGYALSGLVERQNKHGERVALVQFCKNL, from the coding sequence ATGAATGACCGCCTGCTCGGCCATCGCCCGGCCCACGACGATGACCTCGCCGCAGTGCTCGGTTTCGTGCACAACGCCGAGGAACTGTTCTTCGCCTTTCCCCGCGCCAGCTGGCCGCTGACCCACGCTCAGCTGAGTGAGGCCTGCGCCACGCGCCAGAGCAGCACCCTGGCCCTGCTCGATGGGCGCCCGGCCGGCTTCGCCAACTTTTATCAGAGCCAGCGCGGCGAGTTCTGCGCCCTCGGCAACCTGATGATCGCCCCCTGGGCCCGTGGCCAGGGCGTGGCGCAATACCTTATCGGGGTGATGGAGCGCCTCGCCGCCCGCGATTTCCAGGCCCGCGCGCTGCATGCCTCGTGCTTCAACCAGAACGCCGCCGGGCTGCTGCTGTATGCACGCCTGGGCTATGCCCTCAGCGGCCTGGTCGAACGACAGAACAAGCACGGTGAGCGGGTGGCGCTGGTGCAGTTCTGCAAAAACCTGTGA
- a CDS encoding methyltransferase domain-containing protein has translation MSDRHFDELATRFAEKIYGGAKGAIRLAVLQADLKEGLPERPLRVLDIGAGLGHMSLWLAQRGHAVTLAEPAAPMLEGARQRFAEAGVNATFIQAPWQELLGQFNQPFDLVLCHAVLEWLAEPHAILPVLHQLTAPGGWLSLAFYNKDALIYRNLLKGHFRKLRKAQFAGEKQSLTPQRPLDPRELAAQLAEHWTVESQSGVRVFHDYMPSAFQAKAELADLLAMELEHRRHPAFAGLGRYLHWICRPL, from the coding sequence ATGAGCGACCGTCACTTCGATGAACTGGCCACCCGCTTCGCCGAGAAAATATACGGCGGCGCCAAGGGCGCGATCCGCCTGGCCGTGCTCCAGGCCGACCTCAAGGAGGGCCTGCCGGAGCGCCCGCTGCGCGTGCTGGATATCGGCGCCGGGCTCGGCCACATGTCGCTGTGGCTGGCCCAGCGCGGCCATGCGGTGACCCTCGCCGAACCGGCCGCGCCGATGCTTGAAGGCGCCCGCCAGCGCTTTGCCGAAGCCGGGGTGAACGCGACCTTTATCCAGGCGCCCTGGCAGGAACTGCTCGGCCAGTTCAACCAGCCCTTTGACCTGGTGCTCTGCCATGCCGTGCTGGAATGGCTGGCCGAGCCGCACGCCATCCTGCCGGTGCTGCACCAGCTCACCGCACCCGGCGGCTGGCTGTCGTTGGCCTTCTACAACAAGGACGCGCTGATCTACCGCAACCTGCTCAAGGGCCATTTTCGCAAGCTGCGCAAGGCCCAGTTCGCCGGCGAGAAGCAGAGCCTGACACCGCAGCGCCCGCTCGACCCACGCGAGCTGGCGGCGCAACTCGCCGAGCACTGGACGGTCGAAAGCCAGAGCGGTGTGCGCGTGTTCCACGACTACATGCCCAGCGCCTTCCAGGCCAAGGCGGAACTGGCCGACCTGCTGGCCATGGAGCTGGAACATCGCCGCCACCCGGCATTCGCCGGCCTGGGGCGCTACCTGCACTGGATCTGCCGGCCGCTGTAG